A stretch of DNA from Rhodothermales bacterium:
CCGGGCGATCCAGGCTCTCGGCGTTCACGTAAATGAACTCGGGGCGGGCCAACGGCTGGTACGTGGCATTCCGGACGGTTTCGTCGCTCGGCTGGACGCATCCGTCGCCGTTGTCCGGGTTTCCGTCATCAATGCCCACGAGTTTAAGTTTGTCCATGTTCTCGGCGTAGTAGGCATAGGGCAGGAAGCCCATGGCGCCTACATCCCCGGCTACGCCCTGAACCAGCACGTTGTCATCTTCGCTGGCGGTGAAGTCGCTCCGGCTGGCGCCTTCCTCGCCCATGATGGCGGCCGTGAAGTAGTCGTAGGTGCCGCTGTCGGTGCCGGCGCCGTAGAGCCGCAGCTCACGGTCCGGGAAGCCGTCGCGGATCTGGTTCCAGTTGTTGACCTGGCTGCCCGGCTCCCATGCCTTTATGAGCTCGTTGACAGCGAAGCACTCGGTCCAGTCGTTCGCGGGGTTCACCACCACGGCAAGCCCGTCAAAGGCCACCGGCAGCTCGATGTAGCTGATGTTGTTGGCAATGGCGAGTTCGGATTCCGACGGTTTGATGGGGCGCGATGCGTCGTTGATGTCGGTCTCGCCGCGGAGGAATTTGTTGAAGCCGCCGCCGGTACCGCTCACGCCAACGGTAACGCGCACACGGGGATTGACCTTCATGAACTCCTCGGCCACCGCTTCGGTCAGCGGGTAGACCGTGGATGAGCCGTCTACCTGGACCATGCCCTCGAGGCCTGAGCCGGTGGATGCGGTGTCGGAGTCGCCGCCGCATGCGGCAACGAAGAGGAGCAGGAAGGGAACGAAGTATCTGGACATGGCTGCGTTGGAAGGGTGGGGATTTCGATGCCGCAAGTTTACAGCAGCATGTTAAGCAAATGTTACCAATGGTACAGAATCATCCAAACTTCGCCTACGCGGGTTGGCCGCGGATTGCAGGGATTGCCGGTCGGCCATCTCCAGTGTTCATTGTGGTC
This window harbors:
- a CDS encoding PstS family phosphate ABC transporter substrate-binding protein; this encodes MSRYFVPFLLLFVAACGGDSDTASTGSGLEGMVQVDGSSTVYPLTEAVAEEFMKVNPRVRVTVGVSGTGGGFNKFLRGETDINDASRPIKPSESELAIANNISYIELPVAFDGLAVVVNPANDWTECFAVNELIKAWEPGSQVNNWNQIRDGFPDRELRLYGAGTDSGTYDYFTAAIMGEEGASRSDFTASEDDNVLVQGVAGDVGAMGFLPYAYYAENMDKLKLVGIDDGNPDNGDGCVQPSDETVRNATYQPLARPEFIYVNAESLDRPEVRAFVDYYLQNAAELAKEVGYVGLSDEATALTLGRVDARVTGSVFGGEGSQIGVRIEDLLQFDQ